In Persicimonas caeni, a single window of DNA contains:
- a CDS encoding DUF4350 domain-containing protein: MTSRLRQLVWAVLVVCLVTAASTVVAQESPGGKDFDPASDAWTGLSRLVALAEKQGITIEVVDQIDWSEQSPDEPIIFVYPTSGLEIANAANYVVDGGRLFMADDYGASPAFLDRLDVSRVNVAMGELPHDRFVQGNRALPIFEPTGRHPLLEGVDTVVANHPAVLLNVGGPVVSYDEGGGLVYDMNLGDGKVVLFADASLVINHMLSVADNSVLVQNALDYICTGQEQCRAKLIVRDFEQYGRYTPRQPDDDSPDTLSAQLDELNEAISEFMEEMPAGRLLYYLSILLAGGLALYLAAVFRLRASRPYSEYVDNTTREVPSPQSEFDWNLSRFGDGGRETNYALPLAILKEVFEELFLEDLGYWPISGENRPSVEKLGREFGRKYTQGHLPTEAQRMEQEVTDLLATYARIPTRHRVFLDSDAYFSERDLIKIYRRTRRVLEIMGLEGEYERRTRSLV; this comes from the coding sequence GTGACCTCTCGACTCCGACAGCTAGTGTGGGCTGTGCTCGTCGTCTGCCTGGTTACGGCCGCATCGACGGTCGTCGCCCAAGAGAGCCCGGGCGGAAAAGACTTCGACCCCGCGAGCGACGCGTGGACCGGTTTGAGCCGGTTGGTCGCACTCGCCGAGAAGCAGGGCATCACCATCGAGGTCGTCGACCAGATCGATTGGTCCGAGCAGAGCCCTGACGAGCCGATTATCTTCGTCTATCCCACCAGCGGCCTCGAAATCGCCAATGCCGCCAACTACGTCGTCGACGGCGGTCGCCTCTTCATGGCCGACGACTACGGGGCGAGCCCGGCGTTTTTAGATCGGCTCGACGTCAGCCGGGTCAACGTCGCCATGGGCGAGCTGCCTCACGACCGCTTCGTGCAGGGGAACCGCGCGCTTCCGATCTTCGAGCCCACCGGACGACACCCTTTGCTCGAGGGGGTCGACACTGTCGTGGCCAACCATCCTGCGGTCTTGCTCAACGTCGGCGGCCCGGTCGTCTCCTATGACGAAGGCGGCGGATTGGTCTACGACATGAACCTCGGTGACGGCAAAGTCGTTCTCTTCGCCGACGCGAGCCTCGTCATCAACCACATGCTCAGCGTCGCCGACAATTCGGTGCTCGTGCAAAACGCGCTCGATTACATCTGCACGGGCCAAGAGCAGTGCCGAGCCAAGCTCATCGTGCGCGATTTCGAGCAGTACGGACGCTACACGCCTCGTCAGCCGGATGATGACTCGCCCGACACGCTCAGCGCGCAGCTCGACGAGCTCAACGAAGCCATTAGCGAATTTATGGAGGAGATGCCCGCCGGCAGGCTGCTCTACTACCTGAGCATTTTGCTCGCCGGCGGACTCGCGCTCTACTTGGCCGCAGTATTTCGCCTACGCGCCTCTCGCCCCTACAGTGAGTATGTCGACAACACGACGCGCGAGGTTCCGTCGCCGCAAAGTGAGTTCGATTGGAACCTGTCGCGCTTTGGCGACGGCGGCCGTGAGACGAATTATGCGCTGCCGCTGGCCATCTTGAAGGAGGTCTTCGAGGAGTTATTCTTGGAAGACCTCGGCTATTGGCCCATCAGCGGCGAGAATCGACCCAGCGTCGAGAAGTTGGGCCGAGAGTTCGGGCGCAAGTACACGCAGGGGCACCTGCCGACCGAAGCTCAACGCATGGAGCAAGAGGTCACCGACCTGTTGGCCACCTACGCCAGAATACCGACACGCCACCGGGTCTTCCTGGACAGCGATGCTTACTTTAGCGAGCGCGACCTGATAAAAATATACCGGCGCACCCGCCGTGTGCTGGAGATCATGGGACTCGAGGGAGAGTATGAGCGACGTACCCGCAGCTTGGTCTGA
- a CDS encoding AAA family ATPase, producing the protein MSDVPAAWSEPDESPESDAADSESVEIQQVIARYAERIERLKAEVGRIYIGPERTIDALLIALFARGHILLEGVPGVAKTTLVRAFSRTLNSEFSRIQFTPDLLPSDITGTYVPNLQTNEFILRRGPIFANIVLGDEINRAPAKTQSALLEAMQERQVTIDGTTHQLESPFLVLATQNPVEQEGVYALPEAQLDRFLLKIVIDYPTPDQEFRVMKTHQVAPRPVEPILGADDIAVLRKAVEAVHISDELIRYIVALGNFTRNHEHTSLGASPRAALALLKAAKARSVVQGRDYVLPDDVRILAPSVLAHRVLLLPEAQLGGIESHDIVRQALKQVPYSE; encoded by the coding sequence ATGAGCGACGTACCCGCAGCTTGGTCTGAACCCGACGAAAGCCCCGAATCCGACGCCGCCGACAGTGAGAGCGTCGAGATTCAGCAGGTAATCGCGCGCTACGCCGAGCGCATCGAACGGCTCAAGGCCGAAGTAGGGCGCATTTATATCGGGCCCGAGCGCACCATCGACGCGCTGCTCATCGCGCTCTTCGCCCGCGGGCATATTCTGCTCGAGGGTGTGCCCGGTGTGGCCAAAACGACGCTGGTGCGCGCCTTTTCGCGCACCCTCAACTCCGAGTTTAGCCGGATCCAGTTTACCCCGGATTTGCTGCCCTCGGATATCACCGGCACCTACGTTCCCAACCTGCAGACCAACGAGTTCATCCTGCGCCGCGGCCCGATTTTTGCCAATATCGTGCTGGGCGACGAGATCAACCGCGCGCCGGCCAAGACGCAGTCGGCGCTCTTGGAGGCGATGCAGGAACGGCAGGTCACCATCGACGGCACGACCCACCAGCTTGAATCGCCATTCTTGGTGCTCGCCACCCAAAACCCCGTCGAGCAGGAGGGCGTCTACGCGCTTCCCGAGGCCCAGCTCGACCGTTTCTTGCTCAAGATCGTCATCGACTACCCGACGCCCGACCAAGAGTTCCGGGTCATGAAGACCCATCAGGTCGCCCCCAGGCCGGTGGAGCCGATCTTGGGCGCAGACGATATCGCGGTGCTGCGCAAAGCCGTCGAGGCGGTGCATATCTCCGACGAGCTCATTCGCTACATCGTGGCCCTGGGCAACTTCACCCGCAATCACGAGCACACCTCGCTGGGGGCATCGCCGCGCGCTGCGCTCGCGCTGCTCAAGGCTGCCAAGGCCAGATCAGTGGTCCAGGGGCGCGATTACGTGCTTCCCGATGACGTGCGCATTCTGGCGCCGAGCGTCCTCGCTCACCGGGTGCTGTTGCTTCCCGAGGCGCAGCTCGGCGGCATCGAGTCCCACGATATCGTCCGCCAGGCGCTCAAGCAGGTTCCCTACTCGGAGTAA
- a CDS encoding DUF58 domain-containing protein — MNPHLTTRGVFVFVCAIVFLAAGAVTEQPLLLLLGQVQVAVLAISFLLCVVAALALDRRFVRIEVRDDSGSKRFRSTGVMTGEKTDVDVYISNDAWVPLYGLALEPFGARALGLGDIDDYFHLPTKAEVSAPLTVEAARSGRWTLQGFDVSISDPLGLLSARDYLPCLHAFECFPQRSHRRDQSARNLGAFALQHGGKHVVRQIGTGSMVRELRDYQPGDPLRHIAWKATARNRRLISRDFEREVNLSMYLLLDISTSMRGGQWEGQKLEHGVESVAELATSVIGARDRVGLMTFDEKLYGHIPPATAPSHLARILRHLVGVNSVVDDELTEWGEVELAQKLADYLVVQERLDFRRGDDVEPESGVNIKLLERWLRSVIRLEKEKFDSPILHDGLLDEETSLLRRFAQLRGVEVPYRVEARLGLKERGLNQAIERIVTTAKESQWIVVISDLCGVMNTEVVTRSIRLAQIKGHAVRFLVPFTPAYYEDDHDGSERYSISRELFSTREREERLKIASHLRKLGVQVDFMKPGQSALQLLLGGRGRRVAS; from the coding sequence GTGAATCCTCATCTGACAACACGCGGCGTCTTCGTCTTTGTCTGTGCGATCGTCTTCCTCGCCGCGGGCGCGGTCACCGAGCAGCCCCTCTTGCTGCTACTCGGTCAAGTCCAGGTGGCCGTCCTCGCCATTTCTTTTCTGCTGTGCGTGGTGGCTGCGCTCGCCCTCGATCGGCGCTTCGTGCGCATCGAGGTCCGCGACGACTCCGGCTCGAAGCGCTTTCGGTCGACCGGCGTGATGACCGGCGAGAAGACCGACGTCGACGTCTACATCAGCAACGATGCCTGGGTGCCCCTGTACGGCCTGGCCCTCGAGCCGTTTGGCGCGCGGGCGCTGGGGTTGGGTGACATCGACGATTATTTTCACCTGCCCACGAAGGCCGAGGTTTCAGCGCCGTTGACGGTCGAAGCAGCGCGCTCCGGACGCTGGACGTTGCAGGGCTTCGACGTCTCCATCAGCGACCCGCTGGGGCTGCTCTCCGCGCGCGATTACTTGCCGTGCCTACACGCCTTCGAGTGCTTTCCCCAGCGCAGTCACCGGCGAGACCAGAGCGCGCGCAACCTCGGTGCGTTCGCGCTCCAGCATGGTGGCAAGCACGTGGTGCGCCAGATCGGCACCGGAAGCATGGTGCGCGAGCTGCGCGACTATCAACCCGGTGACCCGCTTCGCCACATCGCCTGGAAGGCGACCGCACGAAATCGCCGGCTCATCTCGCGCGACTTCGAGCGCGAGGTCAACCTGAGCATGTACCTGCTGCTCGACATCTCCACGTCGATGCGCGGCGGGCAGTGGGAGGGGCAGAAGCTCGAGCATGGCGTGGAGTCGGTCGCCGAATTGGCCACGAGCGTCATCGGCGCGCGTGACCGCGTCGGGTTGATGACCTTCGACGAAAAGCTGTACGGCCACATCCCACCGGCGACGGCGCCGTCCCATCTGGCCCGCATTCTGCGCCACCTCGTCGGCGTCAATTCGGTGGTCGACGACGAGCTCACCGAATGGGGCGAAGTCGAACTCGCCCAGAAGCTCGCCGACTACTTGGTCGTCCAGGAGCGCCTCGATTTTCGTCGCGGCGACGACGTCGAGCCGGAATCGGGCGTCAATATCAAGCTCCTCGAACGCTGGCTTCGCAGCGTGATTCGCCTCGAGAAGGAGAAGTTCGACTCGCCCATCCTACACGACGGCCTGCTCGACGAAGAGACGTCGCTGCTGCGGCGTTTTGCGCAGCTTCGCGGTGTGGAGGTGCCTTATCGGGTCGAGGCGCGCCTGGGGCTCAAGGAGCGTGGCCTCAATCAGGCCATCGAACGCATCGTGACGACGGCCAAAGAGAGCCAATGGATCGTTGTGATCAGCGACCTGTGCGGTGTGATGAACACCGAAGTCGTCACCCGCTCCATCCGCTTGGCACAAATCAAAGGCCACGCGGTTCGCTTCCTGGTGCCGTTTACCCCCGCCTATTATGAAGACGATCATGACGGCTCGGAGCGCTACAGCATCAGCCGTGAGCTCTTTTCGACCCGTGAGCGCGAAGAGCGCCTCAAGATCGCCAGCCATCTTCGCAAGCTGGGCGTCCAGGTTGACTTTATGAAGCCGGGCCAGTCGGCCTTGCAGTTGTTATTGGGTGGGAGAGGGCGGCGCGTGGCGTCTTAG
- the pgsA gene encoding CDP-diacylglycerol--glycerol-3-phosphate 3-phosphatidyltransferase gives MSAATIREDIFNLPNLLTLFRIALIPVVSLFIYYGDPMSGLIAVLLFWVASVTDWLDGYLARKRNLVSLTGKFLDPLADKLLVMATLLMLLPLGRISPWLVMIILAREFSVMGLRSIAAGEGFIIAAGQGGKFKTAFQMTGLLGLIIHYEYLVDYWFIEFRLNFHLIGLWLLIISVIFSLQSAYEYFKGFLEAIEKVQSEATGRE, from the coding sequence GTGAGCGCGGCCACGATTCGCGAGGACATCTTCAACCTTCCCAACCTCCTGACGCTCTTTCGGATCGCGCTGATCCCGGTGGTGTCGCTGTTTATCTATTACGGCGATCCGATGTCCGGGTTGATTGCGGTGTTGCTCTTCTGGGTGGCCAGCGTCACGGATTGGTTGGACGGCTATCTGGCCAGAAAGCGCAACCTGGTGAGCCTCACCGGAAAGTTTTTGGACCCGCTGGCCGACAAACTGCTGGTCATGGCCACATTGCTGATGCTCCTTCCCCTCGGACGCATCTCGCCGTGGCTCGTCATGATCATCTTGGCCCGTGAATTCTCGGTCATGGGTCTTCGAAGCATTGCCGCCGGCGAGGGCTTTATCATCGCCGCCGGACAAGGCGGCAAGTTCAAGACCGCCTTCCAGATGACCGGCCTACTCGGCCTGATCATCCACTACGAATACCTGGTCGACTACTGGTTCATCGAGTTTCGCTTGAACTTCCACCTGATTGGACTGTGGCTCCTGATCATCTCGGTGATCTTCAGCCTCCAGAGCGCCTACGAGTACTTCAAGGGATTCTTGGAGGCGATCGAGAAGGTGCAGTCCGAGGCCACCGGTCGAGAATAG
- a CDS encoding lytic transglycosylase domain-containing protein, which produces MTTARPKLQGFLLAAVLMCASVLVPSPASAELYRYETPDGKILITTEKKSGYKLLEVLSGGSKTSTKDKKIRKRSASKSSSTKTKRKRRKHSKRKGEDAFDDIIAEASEAYDVPFGFIKAVIRVESAFKPNAESHAGAQGLMQLMPRTAASLNVTDSFDPRQNIYGGAKFLRILIDRYDGDINLILAAYNAGDAAVKRYDGIPYPQTRDYVASVFYWYKIYQKEEESK; this is translated from the coding sequence ATGACCACAGCACGTCCAAAACTCCAGGGCTTCTTGCTCGCCGCCGTCCTGATGTGCGCGAGCGTGCTCGTGCCCTCGCCGGCGAGCGCCGAGCTTTACCGCTACGAGACGCCCGACGGCAAAATCCTCATCACCACCGAGAAGAAGTCTGGCTACAAGCTTCTCGAGGTTCTCTCCGGTGGCTCAAAGACGTCGACCAAAGACAAAAAGATTCGCAAGCGAAGCGCCAGCAAGTCTTCGAGCACGAAGACCAAGCGAAAGCGCAGAAAGCACTCCAAGCGCAAAGGCGAAGACGCATTCGACGACATCATCGCCGAAGCGTCCGAAGCCTACGATGTCCCCTTTGGCTTCATCAAAGCAGTCATTCGCGTGGAGAGTGCATTCAAGCCGAACGCGGAGAGCCACGCCGGTGCCCAGGGGCTGATGCAACTGATGCCGCGCACCGCGGCTAGCCTCAATGTGACCGACTCGTTCGATCCCAGGCAGAATATCTACGGTGGCGCGAAGTTCCTGCGCATCCTGATCGACCGATATGACGGCGACATCAACTTGATTTTGGCTGCTTATAATGCCGGAGATGCCGCCGTGAAACGCTACGACGGCATTCCTTACCCGCAGACCCGCGATTACGTCGCGTCGGTCTTCTATTGGTACAAGATCTACCAGAAGGAAGAGGAGTCTAAGTGA